The Danio aesculapii chromosome 8, fDanAes4.1, whole genome shotgun sequence genome window below encodes:
- the LOC130233608 gene encoding 4-trimethylaminobutyraldehyde dehydrogenase A yields MAQQPLLSLPEFQSVSTGSLVVKEPLNFWGGARVKPRDTKNSEPVYEPATGRVLCDLIPCGEEEVDQAIKSAHSAYLKWSQLSGMERSRIMLEAARIIRERRNAIAKAEVANNGKSITEAEVDIDVAWQCIEYYAGIAPTLSGQHIQLPGGSFAYTRREPLGVCVGIGAWNYPFQIAAWKSAPAMACGNAMVFKPSPMTPVTAVILAEIYKEAGVPDGLFNVVQGGAETGSLLCHHPMVAKVSFTGSVPTGKKVMEMAAKSVKQVTLELGGKSPLIIFKDCELENAIKGALMANFLTQGEVCCNGTRVFVQRDIMPKFLEEVVKRTKAICVGDPLCEGTRMGALISKPHMEKVLGFIKQAKEQGGKVLCGGERFVPNDPKLKDGYFVSPCVLDNCRDDMTCVKEEIFGPVMSVLPFDTEEEVLQRANNTTFGLASGVFTRDIARAHRVAANLQAGTCYINNYNVGPVEVPFGGYKMSGFGRENGTVTIEYYSQLKTVVVEMGDVESLF; encoded by the exons ATGGCTCAGCAACCGCTTCTGTCGCTGCCCGAGTTCCAGAGCGTCTCCACGGGTAGTTTGGTGGTGAAGGAGCCGCTGAATTTCTGGGGAGGAGCGAGAGTGAAGCCGAGGGACACAAAAAACTCCGAGCCAGTATACGAGCCTGCAACTG GTCGTGTGCTGTGTGATCTGATCCCCTGTGGAGAGGAGGAGGTAGATCAGGCCATTAAAAGTGCTCATTCTGCATACCTAAAATGGAGTCAATTATCAGGAATGGAGAGGTCCCGGATCATGCTGGAGGCTGCCAGAATTATCAGG GAGCGGAGAAATGCAATTGCAAAAGCAGAAGTGGCCAACAATGGCAAATCCATCACTGAGGCTGAGGTGGATATTGATGTTGCTTGGCAGTGCATTGAGTACTATGCTGGCATTGCCCCCACACTGTCAG gTCAGCATATTCAGCTCCCAGGAGGATCTTTTGCCTACACCAGGAGGGAGCCTTTGGGAGTGTGTGTTGGCATCGGTGCTTGGAACTACCCATTCCAGATCGCTGCCTGGAAATCAGCTCCAGCTATGGCCTGCG GTAATGCCATGGTGTTTAAACCATCTCCCATGACCCCGGTGACCGCTGTCATATTGGCGGAGATCTACAAAGAGGCAGGTGTCCCAGATGGACTTTTTAACGTGGTACAAGGAGGAGCTGAGACGGGAAGCCTGCTGTGTCACCATCCCATGGTGGCTAAAGTGTCCTTTACTGGTAGTGTTCCTACTGGAAAGAAG GTTATGGAAATGGCTGCTAAAAGTGTGAAGCAGGTGACTCTAGAGCTTGGAGGAAAGTCACCGCTGATCATCTTTAAGGATTGTGAGCTGGAGAATGCCATCAAAGGAGCCCTTATGGCCAACTTCCTGACCCAGGGAGAG GTGTGCTGCAATGGAACAAGGGTGTTTGTGCAGAGGGACATCATGCCAAAGTTTTTGGAGGAAGTTGTGAAGAGAACCAAGGCCATCTGTGTGGGAGATCCTCTGTGTGAAGGAACACGCATGGGTGCTCTGATCAGCAAACCACACATGGAAAAAGTGCTGGGCTTCATCAAGCAAGCTAAAGAACAG GGTGGAAAGGTTTTATGTGGAGGAGAACGATTTGTCCCCAATGATCCCAAACTGAAAGACGGATACTTTGTGTCTCCATGTGTGCTGG ATAACTGCAGAGATGATATGACCTGTGTGAAGGAGGAGATCTTTGGCCCTGTGATGTCTGTTCTGCCCTTTGACACAGAAGAGGAGGTTCTTCAGAGAGCCAACAACACAACCTTTGGCTTGGCATCTGGAGTCTTCACCAG ggATATTGCACGTGCCCACAGAGTTGCTGCAAACCTTCAAGCAGGAACTTGCTACATCAACAACTACAATGTCGGCCCTGTGGAAGTTCCTTTTGGAGGTTACAAGATGTCAG gttttggaagggaGAATGGTACCGTGACCATTGAGTATTACTCTCAGCTCAAGACTGTTGTGGTGGAGATGGGAGATGTGGAAAGCCTGTTTTAA